A single Syngnathus acus chromosome 8, fSynAcu1.2, whole genome shotgun sequence DNA region contains:
- the brd4 gene encoding bromodomain-containing protein 4 isoform X1, with product MDYKMHAKSNDLLDFQKLDALLEKIAHSVSVKRESGEECNGISGALSVESVPGPRLNWCTANSAPPAPAPGPEPMPNPVRMGDGLDAAQMSSSSSSSGGGGQGQPHSGGNPPPPEYINLDRPKRQTNQLQYLLKVVVKSLWKHQFAWPFHLPVDSVKLNLPDYYTIIKSPMDMGTIKKRLENSYYWNAQECIQDFNKMFTNCYMYNKPSDDIVLMAKALEKAFLQKVADMPQEEIEIAVMTGKGRGRGRRDAGLSLKPGAIIDPSSTTPQTRGLSNLSAVAQSRGPVQGPPSLPPQPLMQALPSHVPPTLPGHAASLGAPYALGQLDCTLQVPMMTSVPPPVQTSLPPASIQSTAPMLQNPITMTKQRKSQKRKADTTTPTANDQLSESSPAESKSGKTLPRRESTRPTKLIKKEAPDSQHQVAMGLGMSGPSSGHSPVPQDQLGYCLSLVREMLSKKHTIYAWPFYKPVDVAALGLHDYHDIIKHPMDLSTIKAKLENRQYREPQEFAADVRLMFSNCYKYNPPDHEVVAMARKLQDVFEMRFAKMPDEPESKPLASVPAPPLHHPAPVKPQPPMARVASSSDSSSDSSSESESSTDDSEEDRAQRLAELQEQVGIKREHFGYTASPRSRLARAPLVSVQLKAVHEQLAALSQPQASKPKRKEKEKKEKKKEKHKKKVGMPCLVEEIQDAAPVSQLSKRTKTSTNNNKELPKKKSSKKEAMKNNQPPNLPPILGLEDDPAGSSASSEKCKPMTYEEKRQLSLDINKLPGDKLGRVVHIIQSREPSLKNSNPDEIEIDFETLKPSTLRELERYVSTCLRKKKKSGAEKSLESMVSSKKPGSSSDSSGSSSDSETEAPGMMKALKKKAQPVKESKKTHSHMPGAPAQLALHQMATFQPPMKQHQPPPPLDYMPPPVAALESSQMLENSFDPLPSFGQPLMHLSHHTGNSSSPAPPQLSANSAGPVSPETHPFLNHPILPSPALHTSMPQQPSRPSHKAAPLHPKLAQQQQPAPPQQQPVLQQQPTLQQPALQHPPLQPQSAPPPHQLPPQILHPPQPMHQRPLSPPTLTPQGLLSSQPPQMLLEDDDDAVSSAPLNQVQLYLQQFQQARQPQQSLQSLQAQARQQQQQAGQQSSLLQSIQSQPQLSSQATLPTPQLPLQVQAPVALPHQAPSQQMSLHQSRHLPPQQQAPPPPQQQQQQLNYQQVSTLIGQPQGPSHKVAMATGNKAQQIIQPLAQLSPRPPKPDLFIGGHMRDNPSPLMMHSPQLPQYPPVSHQSPPHNMQSKKPRVPGNQVALKDDKLPPSPVMRGEPFNPAMRPEHHKHPDSKPTQPGLGQQNVKSLDSSRPVIRSSEPSIPPPSLQDKEKFKQDSKAPSAPKKDVKLKNMGSWASLAQKSTSTPMSAVKSSSDSFEQFRRAAREKEEREKALKAQAEQAEKDRMRREQDKLRGRDDDDVLETSRRVHEEPRRRLEQPQQHIQVPPQQPEPPPAVIRTPPQQQQQPPPQQQPPPQPPTPPQPAAVQSPLDQQREMARRREQERRRREAMAATIDMNFQSDLMAIFEENIF from the exons ATGGATTACAAGATGCATGCCAAGTCCAACGATTTGCTGGATTTCCAAAAACTGGATGCCCTTCTGGAAAAGATTGCACATTCAGTCTCGGTGAAAAG AGAGTCCGGCGAGGAGTGCAATGGGATCAGTGGTGCTCTGTCAGTGGAGTCTGTGCCGGGGCCAAGATTGAACTGGTGCACTGCCAACAGCGCTCCCCCTGCCCCCGCGCCGGGGCCCGAGCCCATGCCCAACCCCGTCAGGATGGGGGACGGGCTGGACGCAGCGCAGATGTcgagcagcagtagcagcagcggcggcggcggccaggGGCAGCCCCACAGCGGCGGCAACCCCCCGCCCCCGGAATACATCAACCTTGACAGGCCTAAGCGCCAGACCAATCAGCTGCAGTACCTGCTCAAGGTGGTGGTCAAGTCCCTGTGGAAGCACCAGTTCGCCTGGCCCTTccatttaccggtcgattctGTCAAACTCAATCTGCCC GACTACTACACCATCATAAAAAGTCCGATGGACATGGGAACAATCAAGAAAAGGCTTGAAAACAGCTACTACTGGAATGCCCAAGAATGTATCCAAGACTTCAACAAGATGTTTACCAACTGCTACATGTACAATAAG CCTTCGGACGACATCGTCTTAATGGCCAAGGCGCTAGAGAAGGCTTTCCTCCAAAAGGTCGCCGACATGCCTCAGGAAGAAATTGAGATTGCCGTCATGACAGGGAAAGGCCGGGGCCGAGGTCGGAGAGACGCCG GTCTCAGCTTGAAACCCGGGGCGATCATCGACCCTTCGTCCACCACCCCTCAAACGCGAGGTCTGTCCAACCTCTCGGCGGTGGCTCAGAGCAGAGGACCGGTGCAGGGCCCGCCTTCACTACCTCCTCAGCCTTTAATGCAGGCCCTCCCGTCCCACGTTCCCCCGACGTTACCGGGCCACGCGGCGTCGCTCGGAGCGCCTTACGCTTTGGGCCAATTGGATTGCACTCTGCAAGTTCCCATGATGACCTCCGTGCCTCCTCCTGTTCAGACCTCCCTTCCCCCGGCGTCCATCCAGAGCACCGCCCCCATGCTGCAAAACCCGATCACCATGACCAAA CAAAGAAAGAGCCAGAAAAGAAAAGCGGACACCACAACACCCACCGCTAACGACCAGCTCAGCGAGTCCTCGCCGGCCGAGTCCAAGTCGGGCAAGACCCTGCCCAGGCGGGAGAGCACCCGCCCCACCAAACTGATCAAGAAAGAGGCGCCCGACTCGCAGCATCAAGTAGCCATGGGCCTGGGAATGAGCGGGCCCAGTAGCGGCCACAGCCCCGTCCCGCAAGATCAACTGGGCTATTGCTTAAGTCTGGTCCGGGAGATGTTGTCCAAGAAGCACACCATCTACGCCTGGCCCTTCTACAAACCCGTCGACGTGGCCGCGCTCGGCCTGCACGATtatcatgacatcatcaaacatCCCATGGACCTCAGCACCATTAAG GCCAAGCTGGAGAACAGGCAATACCGGGAGCCGCAGGAATTTGCTGCCGACGTGCGGTTAATGTTTTCCAACTGCTATAAATATAATCCGCCTGACCACGAGGTGGTGGCTATGGCACGCAAGCTGCAG gaTGTGTTTGAGATGCGCTTTGCCAAGATGCCAGATGAGCCCGAGTCCAAGCCGCTCGCCTCCGTCCCGGCGCCTCCGCTCCACCACCCCGCCCCGGTGAAACCCCAGCCTCCCATGGCCCGCGTCGCCTCCTCCTCCGACAGCTCCAGCGATTCCTCCTCCGAGTCCGAGTCTTCCACCGACGACTCGGAGGAGGACCGAGCTCAGCGGCTGGCGGAGCTCCAGGAGCAGGTCGGTATCAAACGAGAACACTTTGGTTACACCGCCAGTCCTCGTTCGCGATTAGCACGCGCTCCCCTTGTCTCTGTGCAGCTGAAGGCCGTCCACGAGCAGCTGGCCGCCCTTTCCCAGCCGCAAGCCAGCAAAccaaagagaaaagagaaggaaaagaaggagaagaagaaagagaaaCACAAGAAGAAAGTTGGCATGCCCTGCCTCGTCGAGGAGATCCAGGATGCCGCACCTGTTTCGCAGCTGTCGAAAAGGACCAAGACGAgtacaaataacaataaagaGCTTCCCAAGAAGAAATCCAG TAAAAAAGAGGCGATGAAAAACAACCAGCCCCCCAACCTTCCGCCCATCCTCGGCCTGGAAGACGACCCGGCGGGCTCGTCGGCCTCGTCGGAGAAATGCAAGCCAATGACGTACGAAGAGAAGAGGCAACTCAGTCTGGACATCAATAAGCTTCCCGGCGACAAACTGGGCCGCGTGGTCCACATCATCCAGTCGAGAGAGCCCTCGCTCAAGAACTCCAACCCCGACGAGATCGAGATTGACTTTGAGACGCTCAAGCCTTCCACTCTGCGAGAGCTGGAGCGCTACGTGTCCACGTGCCTtcgcaagaaaaagaagagcgGAG CTGAGAAATCTCTGGAGTCTATGGTTTCTTCCAAAAAGCCGGGATCTTCTTCAGACAGCAGCGGCTCCAGCTCCGATAGCGAAACCGAAGCTCCGG ggATGATGAAAGCGTTAAAGAAGAAGGCCCAACCTGTGAAGGAGAGCAAGAAGACGCATTCGCACATGCCGGGCGCCCCCGCTCAGCTTGCGCTTCATCAAATGGCGACTTTTCAGCCTCCGATGAAGCAGCATCagccccccccacctctgGACTACATGCCCCCTCCCGTAGCCGCCCTGGAGTCTTCCCAAATGCTGGAGAACAGCTTCGATCCCTTGCCGTCGTTCGGCCAGCCCCTCATGCATCTTTCCCACCATACGGGAAACTCCTCGTCCCCCGCCCCGCCTCAGCTCAGCGCCAATAGCGCCGGGCCGGTGTCCCCCGAGACGCACCCCTTCCTCAACCATCCCATTCTGCCCTCTCCAG CCTTGCACACTTCCATGCCTCAGCAGCCGTCTCGACCGAGTCACAAGGCAGCGCCTCTTCATCCCAAACTtgcccagcagcagcagccagcgCCTCCCCAGCAGCAGCCAGtgttgcagcagcagccgACATTGCAGCAGCCTGCGTTGCAGCATCCCCCTCTCCAGCCCCAGTCGGCCCCTCCGCCGCATCAGCTTCCCCCGCAGATCCTCCACCCTCCTCAGCCCATGCATCAGCGGCCCCTGTCCCCGCCCACACTCACGCCGCAAGGCTTGCTGTCTTCGCAGCCTCCCCAGATGCTGCtggaggacgacgacgacgcgGTCTCCTCGGCGCCCCTCAACCAAGTGCAATTGTACCTGCAGCAGTTCCAACAAGCCCGTCAGCCCCAGCAGTCTTTGCAGTCGCTCCAGGCGCAGGCtcgtcagcagcagcagcaagcggGACAACAGTCGTCTCTGCTCCAGTCAATCCAGAGCCAACCCCAACTCTCCTCCCAAGCCACGCTGCCCACTCCCCAGCTCCCGCTTCAGGTGCAGGCTCCGGTAGCCCTGCCGCATCAAGCCCCGTCCCAGCAGATGTCCCTCCACCAGAGTCGCCACCTGCCGCCTCAGCAGCAAGCGCCGCCGCCCccgcagcagcaacagcagcagctgaaCTACCAGCAGGTTTCCACGCTCATCGGTCAGCCTCAGGGGCCTTCACACAAGGTGGCCATGGCCACCGGCAACAAAGCACAGCAGATCATCCAGCCCCTGGCGCAGCTGTCCCCTCGGCCGCCCAAGCCGGACCTTTTCATCGGAG gTCACATGAGGGACAACCCATCCCCTCTAATGATGCATTCCCCGCAACTTCCTCAGTACCCGCCCGTGTCTCACCAGTCTCCGCCTCACAATATGCAGTCCAAAAAG CCGAGGGTGCCCGGCAATCAAGTAGCGCTCAAAGACGACAAACTTCCCCCCTCACCCGTGATGAGAGGAGAGCCTTTCAACCCAGCCATGAGGCCCGAGCATCACAAGCATCCCGACAGCAAGCCCACTCAGCCGGGCCTCGGCCAACAGA ATGTGAAGTCCTTGGACAGCTCTCGGCCTGTCATCCGCTCTTCTGAGCCCAGCATACCGCCGCCCTCCCTGCAAGACAAGGAGAAGTTCAAGCAGGACTCCAAGGCTCCCTCTGCACCCAAAAAG GATGTGAAACTGAAGAACATGGGCTCGTGGGCCAGTCTTGCCCAGAAGTCCACGTCGACGCCGATGTCCGCCGTCAAGTCGTCGAGCGACAGCTTCGAGCAGTTCCGCCGGGCCGCCCGCGAGAAGGAGGAGCGGGAGAAGGCACTGAAAGCGCAAGCCGAGCAGGCGGAAAAAGACCGAATGCGCCGAGAGCAGGACAAACTTCG AGGTCGAGATGATGACGATGTCCTGGAGACGAGCAGGAGGGTGCACGAGGAACCGCGCAGGCGTCTGGAGCAGCCGCAGCAGCACATCCAAGTGCCCCCGCAGCAGCCCGAGCCTCCGCCAGCTGTGATCCGAACGCCcccccagcagcagcagcagccgccgccgcagcagcagccgccacCGCAGCCCCCCACGCCGCCTCAGCCCGCCGCCGTCCAAAGCCCACTCGACCAGCAGAGGGAGATGGCCCGCCGACGGGAACAGGAGAGGAGGCGGCGAGAAGCG ATGGCAGCAACAATTGACATGAATTTCCAAAGTGACTTAATGGCGATCTTTGAGGAGAACATCTTCTGA
- the brd4 gene encoding bromodomain-containing protein 4 isoform X3: MPNPVRMGDGLDAAQMSSSSSSSGGGGQGQPHSGGNPPPPEYINLDRPKRQTNQLQYLLKVVVKSLWKHQFAWPFHLPVDSVKLNLPDYYTIIKSPMDMGTIKKRLENSYYWNAQECIQDFNKMFTNCYMYNKPSDDIVLMAKALEKAFLQKVADMPQEEIEIAVMTGKGRGRGRRDAGLSLKPGAIIDPSSTTPQTRGLSNLSAVAQSRGPVQGPPSLPPQPLMQALPSHVPPTLPGHAASLGAPYALGQLDCTLQVPMMTSVPPPVQTSLPPASIQSTAPMLQNPITMTKQRKSQKRKADTTTPTANDQLSESSPAESKSGKTLPRRESTRPTKLIKKEAPDSQHQVAMGLGMSGPSSGHSPVPQDQLGYCLSLVREMLSKKHTIYAWPFYKPVDVAALGLHDYHDIIKHPMDLSTIKAKLENRQYREPQEFAADVRLMFSNCYKYNPPDHEVVAMARKLQDVFEMRFAKMPDEPESKPLASVPAPPLHHPAPVKPQPPMARVASSSDSSSDSSSESESSTDDSEEDRAQRLAELQEQVGIKREHFGYTASPRSRLARAPLVSVQLKAVHEQLAALSQPQASKPKRKEKEKKEKKKEKHKKKVGMPCLVEEIQDAAPVSQLSKRTKTSTNNNKELPKKKSSKKEAMKNNQPPNLPPILGLEDDPAGSSASSEKCKPMTYEEKRQLSLDINKLPGDKLGRVVHIIQSREPSLKNSNPDEIEIDFETLKPSTLRELERYVSTCLRKKKKSGAEKSLESMVSSKKPGSSSDSSGSSSDSETEAPGMMKALKKKAQPVKESKKTHSHMPGAPAQLALHQMATFQPPMKQHQPPPPLDYMPPPVAALESSQMLENSFDPLPSFGQPLMHLSHHTGNSSSPAPPQLSANSAGPVSPETHPFLNHPILPSPALHTSMPQQPSRPSHKAAPLHPKLAQQQQPAPPQQQPVLQQQPTLQQPALQHPPLQPQSAPPPHQLPPQILHPPQPMHQRPLSPPTLTPQGLLSSQPPQMLLEDDDDAVSSAPLNQVQLYLQQFQQARQPQQSLQSLQAQARQQQQQAGQQSSLLQSIQSQPQLSSQATLPTPQLPLQVQAPVALPHQAPSQQMSLHQSRHLPPQQQAPPPPQQQQQQLNYQQVSTLIGQPQGPSHKVAMATGNKAQQIIQPLAQLSPRPPKPDLFIGGHMRDNPSPLMMHSPQLPQYPPVSHQSPPHNMQSKKPRVPGNQVALKDDKLPPSPVMRGEPFNPAMRPEHHKHPDSKPTQPGLGQQNVKSLDSSRPVIRSSEPSIPPPSLQDKEKFKQDSKAPSAPKKDVKLKNMGSWASLAQKSTSTPMSAVKSSSDSFEQFRRAAREKEEREKALKAQAEQAEKDRMRREQDKLRGRDDDDVLETSRRVHEEPRRRLEQPQQHIQVPPQQPEPPPAVIRTPPQQQQQPPPQQQPPPQPPTPPQPAAVQSPLDQQREMARRREQERRRREAMAATIDMNFQSDLMAIFEENIF, translated from the exons ATGCCCAACCCCGTCAGGATGGGGGACGGGCTGGACGCAGCGCAGATGTcgagcagcagtagcagcagcggcggcggcggccaggGGCAGCCCCACAGCGGCGGCAACCCCCCGCCCCCGGAATACATCAACCTTGACAGGCCTAAGCGCCAGACCAATCAGCTGCAGTACCTGCTCAAGGTGGTGGTCAAGTCCCTGTGGAAGCACCAGTTCGCCTGGCCCTTccatttaccggtcgattctGTCAAACTCAATCTGCCC GACTACTACACCATCATAAAAAGTCCGATGGACATGGGAACAATCAAGAAAAGGCTTGAAAACAGCTACTACTGGAATGCCCAAGAATGTATCCAAGACTTCAACAAGATGTTTACCAACTGCTACATGTACAATAAG CCTTCGGACGACATCGTCTTAATGGCCAAGGCGCTAGAGAAGGCTTTCCTCCAAAAGGTCGCCGACATGCCTCAGGAAGAAATTGAGATTGCCGTCATGACAGGGAAAGGCCGGGGCCGAGGTCGGAGAGACGCCG GTCTCAGCTTGAAACCCGGGGCGATCATCGACCCTTCGTCCACCACCCCTCAAACGCGAGGTCTGTCCAACCTCTCGGCGGTGGCTCAGAGCAGAGGACCGGTGCAGGGCCCGCCTTCACTACCTCCTCAGCCTTTAATGCAGGCCCTCCCGTCCCACGTTCCCCCGACGTTACCGGGCCACGCGGCGTCGCTCGGAGCGCCTTACGCTTTGGGCCAATTGGATTGCACTCTGCAAGTTCCCATGATGACCTCCGTGCCTCCTCCTGTTCAGACCTCCCTTCCCCCGGCGTCCATCCAGAGCACCGCCCCCATGCTGCAAAACCCGATCACCATGACCAAA CAAAGAAAGAGCCAGAAAAGAAAAGCGGACACCACAACACCCACCGCTAACGACCAGCTCAGCGAGTCCTCGCCGGCCGAGTCCAAGTCGGGCAAGACCCTGCCCAGGCGGGAGAGCACCCGCCCCACCAAACTGATCAAGAAAGAGGCGCCCGACTCGCAGCATCAAGTAGCCATGGGCCTGGGAATGAGCGGGCCCAGTAGCGGCCACAGCCCCGTCCCGCAAGATCAACTGGGCTATTGCTTAAGTCTGGTCCGGGAGATGTTGTCCAAGAAGCACACCATCTACGCCTGGCCCTTCTACAAACCCGTCGACGTGGCCGCGCTCGGCCTGCACGATtatcatgacatcatcaaacatCCCATGGACCTCAGCACCATTAAG GCCAAGCTGGAGAACAGGCAATACCGGGAGCCGCAGGAATTTGCTGCCGACGTGCGGTTAATGTTTTCCAACTGCTATAAATATAATCCGCCTGACCACGAGGTGGTGGCTATGGCACGCAAGCTGCAG gaTGTGTTTGAGATGCGCTTTGCCAAGATGCCAGATGAGCCCGAGTCCAAGCCGCTCGCCTCCGTCCCGGCGCCTCCGCTCCACCACCCCGCCCCGGTGAAACCCCAGCCTCCCATGGCCCGCGTCGCCTCCTCCTCCGACAGCTCCAGCGATTCCTCCTCCGAGTCCGAGTCTTCCACCGACGACTCGGAGGAGGACCGAGCTCAGCGGCTGGCGGAGCTCCAGGAGCAGGTCGGTATCAAACGAGAACACTTTGGTTACACCGCCAGTCCTCGTTCGCGATTAGCACGCGCTCCCCTTGTCTCTGTGCAGCTGAAGGCCGTCCACGAGCAGCTGGCCGCCCTTTCCCAGCCGCAAGCCAGCAAAccaaagagaaaagagaaggaaaagaaggagaagaagaaagagaaaCACAAGAAGAAAGTTGGCATGCCCTGCCTCGTCGAGGAGATCCAGGATGCCGCACCTGTTTCGCAGCTGTCGAAAAGGACCAAGACGAgtacaaataacaataaagaGCTTCCCAAGAAGAAATCCAG TAAAAAAGAGGCGATGAAAAACAACCAGCCCCCCAACCTTCCGCCCATCCTCGGCCTGGAAGACGACCCGGCGGGCTCGTCGGCCTCGTCGGAGAAATGCAAGCCAATGACGTACGAAGAGAAGAGGCAACTCAGTCTGGACATCAATAAGCTTCCCGGCGACAAACTGGGCCGCGTGGTCCACATCATCCAGTCGAGAGAGCCCTCGCTCAAGAACTCCAACCCCGACGAGATCGAGATTGACTTTGAGACGCTCAAGCCTTCCACTCTGCGAGAGCTGGAGCGCTACGTGTCCACGTGCCTtcgcaagaaaaagaagagcgGAG CTGAGAAATCTCTGGAGTCTATGGTTTCTTCCAAAAAGCCGGGATCTTCTTCAGACAGCAGCGGCTCCAGCTCCGATAGCGAAACCGAAGCTCCGG ggATGATGAAAGCGTTAAAGAAGAAGGCCCAACCTGTGAAGGAGAGCAAGAAGACGCATTCGCACATGCCGGGCGCCCCCGCTCAGCTTGCGCTTCATCAAATGGCGACTTTTCAGCCTCCGATGAAGCAGCATCagccccccccacctctgGACTACATGCCCCCTCCCGTAGCCGCCCTGGAGTCTTCCCAAATGCTGGAGAACAGCTTCGATCCCTTGCCGTCGTTCGGCCAGCCCCTCATGCATCTTTCCCACCATACGGGAAACTCCTCGTCCCCCGCCCCGCCTCAGCTCAGCGCCAATAGCGCCGGGCCGGTGTCCCCCGAGACGCACCCCTTCCTCAACCATCCCATTCTGCCCTCTCCAG CCTTGCACACTTCCATGCCTCAGCAGCCGTCTCGACCGAGTCACAAGGCAGCGCCTCTTCATCCCAAACTtgcccagcagcagcagccagcgCCTCCCCAGCAGCAGCCAGtgttgcagcagcagccgACATTGCAGCAGCCTGCGTTGCAGCATCCCCCTCTCCAGCCCCAGTCGGCCCCTCCGCCGCATCAGCTTCCCCCGCAGATCCTCCACCCTCCTCAGCCCATGCATCAGCGGCCCCTGTCCCCGCCCACACTCACGCCGCAAGGCTTGCTGTCTTCGCAGCCTCCCCAGATGCTGCtggaggacgacgacgacgcgGTCTCCTCGGCGCCCCTCAACCAAGTGCAATTGTACCTGCAGCAGTTCCAACAAGCCCGTCAGCCCCAGCAGTCTTTGCAGTCGCTCCAGGCGCAGGCtcgtcagcagcagcagcaagcggGACAACAGTCGTCTCTGCTCCAGTCAATCCAGAGCCAACCCCAACTCTCCTCCCAAGCCACGCTGCCCACTCCCCAGCTCCCGCTTCAGGTGCAGGCTCCGGTAGCCCTGCCGCATCAAGCCCCGTCCCAGCAGATGTCCCTCCACCAGAGTCGCCACCTGCCGCCTCAGCAGCAAGCGCCGCCGCCCccgcagcagcaacagcagcagctgaaCTACCAGCAGGTTTCCACGCTCATCGGTCAGCCTCAGGGGCCTTCACACAAGGTGGCCATGGCCACCGGCAACAAAGCACAGCAGATCATCCAGCCCCTGGCGCAGCTGTCCCCTCGGCCGCCCAAGCCGGACCTTTTCATCGGAG gTCACATGAGGGACAACCCATCCCCTCTAATGATGCATTCCCCGCAACTTCCTCAGTACCCGCCCGTGTCTCACCAGTCTCCGCCTCACAATATGCAGTCCAAAAAG CCGAGGGTGCCCGGCAATCAAGTAGCGCTCAAAGACGACAAACTTCCCCCCTCACCCGTGATGAGAGGAGAGCCTTTCAACCCAGCCATGAGGCCCGAGCATCACAAGCATCCCGACAGCAAGCCCACTCAGCCGGGCCTCGGCCAACAGA ATGTGAAGTCCTTGGACAGCTCTCGGCCTGTCATCCGCTCTTCTGAGCCCAGCATACCGCCGCCCTCCCTGCAAGACAAGGAGAAGTTCAAGCAGGACTCCAAGGCTCCCTCTGCACCCAAAAAG GATGTGAAACTGAAGAACATGGGCTCGTGGGCCAGTCTTGCCCAGAAGTCCACGTCGACGCCGATGTCCGCCGTCAAGTCGTCGAGCGACAGCTTCGAGCAGTTCCGCCGGGCCGCCCGCGAGAAGGAGGAGCGGGAGAAGGCACTGAAAGCGCAAGCCGAGCAGGCGGAAAAAGACCGAATGCGCCGAGAGCAGGACAAACTTCG AGGTCGAGATGATGACGATGTCCTGGAGACGAGCAGGAGGGTGCACGAGGAACCGCGCAGGCGTCTGGAGCAGCCGCAGCAGCACATCCAAGTGCCCCCGCAGCAGCCCGAGCCTCCGCCAGCTGTGATCCGAACGCCcccccagcagcagcagcagccgccgccgcagcagcagccgccacCGCAGCCCCCCACGCCGCCTCAGCCCGCCGCCGTCCAAAGCCCACTCGACCAGCAGAGGGAGATGGCCCGCCGACGGGAACAGGAGAGGAGGCGGCGAGAAGCG ATGGCAGCAACAATTGACATGAATTTCCAAAGTGACTTAATGGCGATCTTTGAGGAGAACATCTTCTGA